A region of Halalkaliarchaeum desulfuricum DNA encodes the following proteins:
- a CDS encoding pyridoxamine 5'-phosphate oxidase family protein yields MERFSEETIEEVLRREDDGVLTFADDNEPYGVPVSYGYDGDRFVFQLSKSKRGRKADFIDEEPLACFIVYAKHPNRVVESVIATGKLRSVPESDQREAFAVLRENTDFPLDRELWSGSDGGSENRLYELVPETLSGRAYGTGKP; encoded by the coding sequence ATGGAGCGTTTCTCCGAGGAGACGATCGAGGAAGTGCTGCGGCGTGAGGACGACGGCGTGCTCACGTTCGCGGACGACAACGAGCCCTATGGGGTCCCGGTGTCGTACGGGTACGACGGGGACCGGTTCGTGTTCCAGCTCAGCAAGTCGAAGCGGGGTCGGAAAGCCGACTTCATCGACGAGGAGCCGTTGGCCTGTTTCATCGTGTATGCGAAACACCCGAACAGGGTCGTCGAGAGCGTGATCGCCACGGGGAAACTGCGATCGGTTCCCGAATCCGACCAGCGGGAGGCGTTTGCGGTGCTTCGCGAGAACACCGACTTCCCGCTCGACCGCGAACTCTGGAGTGGCTCCGACGGTGGCAGCGAGAACAGACTGTACGAACTCGTCCCCGAAACGCTCTCCGGGCGTGCGTACGGTACCGGGAAACCGTAG
- a CDS encoding HalOD1 output domain-containing protein: protein MSTYSRSVSDVPGDSISVAVSVLLEEVSGQDISGQRPLSDSIDPEGLDALFDPPGGEPLGVVVTFTHDGYRIRVEDGERIEISEID, encoded by the coding sequence ATGAGTACCTACAGCAGGAGCGTTTCCGACGTTCCCGGCGATTCCATCTCGGTCGCGGTGAGCGTCCTTCTCGAGGAGGTATCCGGGCAGGACATCTCCGGGCAACGTCCGCTGTCGGATTCGATCGATCCGGAGGGACTCGACGCGCTGTTCGATCCGCCGGGCGGGGAGCCGTTAGGCGTCGTCGTGACGTTCACACACGACGGCTATCGAATTCGCGTCGAGGACGGCGAACGAATCGAGATCAGCGAGATCGACTGA
- a CDS encoding signal peptidase I, which translates to MGSSLGKLAEYALALVLLVLVVSLLVGHFLGQPMLLAYVETGSMEPTLQAGDGFVAIPSAIAGEVTVGDVVAFEAEQVHGGDLTTHRVVDARSGGYITQGDNNPFTDQGQGEPPVTDGQIKAVALQVNGEVVRIPHLGTGVMAMGAAIDRAERFLAGFFGTPRLGDQQLAYLLFGFGVLIYGVSLVTGGEGRRDRPGGRSRSRSREGVVDPRLLVIGFTILIMVAATAAMVLPAGTQSYGIVSTEGDSANPTIVPMGESDEMTFVRHNGGQLPVVSYMEPASDGVEVEPHVTHMSANETVNATITFHAPPETGYYMRSVTEYRYLLVLPAPVIQGLYVVHPWLPYLAVNALIGGLIAIPGLLLVGSGDLRLRSRDRDRRGGIVTRLLE; encoded by the coding sequence ATGGGTTCGAGCCTCGGAAAGCTGGCGGAGTATGCCCTGGCGCTGGTGCTGTTAGTGCTGGTCGTGTCGCTTCTCGTCGGCCACTTCCTCGGACAGCCGATGTTGCTCGCGTACGTCGAAACCGGCAGCATGGAGCCGACACTCCAGGCGGGCGACGGCTTCGTCGCGATCCCCTCCGCCATTGCCGGGGAAGTCACGGTCGGGGACGTCGTTGCCTTCGAGGCCGAACAGGTGCACGGCGGCGATCTGACCACCCATCGCGTCGTCGACGCGCGGTCCGGCGGCTACATCACACAGGGAGATAACAACCCGTTCACAGACCAGGGGCAGGGTGAACCGCCTGTCACTGACGGACAGATAAAGGCGGTTGCGCTCCAGGTAAACGGGGAAGTCGTTCGTATTCCACATCTCGGCACCGGCGTAATGGCCATGGGTGCCGCGATCGATCGGGCCGAGCGGTTCCTGGCCGGATTCTTCGGCACGCCACGCCTCGGGGATCAACAGCTGGCGTATCTGCTGTTCGGCTTCGGGGTCCTGATCTACGGGGTCAGTCTGGTCACCGGGGGCGAGGGGAGACGCGACAGGCCAGGCGGTCGCTCCCGATCCCGCTCCCGCGAGGGAGTGGTGGATCCACGGCTCCTCGTGATCGGGTTCACGATCCTCATCATGGTCGCCGCGACGGCCGCGATGGTCCTGCCTGCGGGCACCCAGTCGTACGGGATCGTGAGTACCGAGGGCGACTCGGCGAATCCGACGATCGTCCCGATGGGCGAGTCCGACGAGATGACGTTCGTGAGGCACAACGGTGGACAGCTTCCGGTCGTTTCGTACATGGAGCCGGCGAGCGACGGCGTCGAGGTGGAGCCACACGTAACGCATATGAGTGCAAACGAGACGGTTAACGCGACCATAACGTTCCACGCACCTCCGGAAACCGGCTACTACATGCGATCGGTAACGGAGTATCGCTATCTGCTGGTGCTTCCGGCCCCGGTGATTCAGGGGCTCTACGTCGTTCATCCGTGGCTCCCGTACCTCGCGGTGAACGCCCTCATCGGCGGGTTGATCGCGATCCCCGGACTGCTCTTGGTGGGCTCGGGAGATCTGCGGCTGCGGTCGCGAGACCGGGACCGGCGAGGCGGAATCGTGACACGCCTGCTCGAATGA
- a CDS encoding DUF5305 domain-containing protein — protein sequence MTNRDEPSTADEDRPNVWEFRLRRALDRQFVVVVVALLVTAALGGYLAYEPHVEPGVEIEEETVTDWSERTAFGHSATVQEDNPVFPVGADLTDRSLYYTNLAPELDGVYEYRYSSSGGEGEVDVEMDIQLRYQSVAGDDDGVFWERTEPLTTVEHEAVNPGESVTAEFQVNVPETEARIEDIQEQLGTTIGTAEVDVVVQTRVQGTVDGDEVSTIHRQQLQISPDGATYEVENPGAETEAHQSTITDEVPVEYGPLRSYGSLGLIAASLLGLVGLGVARRNGAIAPTEREIAAAEWARTRSEFEEWISRGHVPDGSLETPRIELESLDDLVDVAIDSNNRVIEDAARECFYVVGSDVHYVFVPAQFGNGEPLPPNEPTTTPNPRSIVEDITDDGIFSAAGSADADDSDESTTETADGDAPITETADGDAPITETADGDAPITETADGGEPPAESSDSERAENE from the coding sequence ATGACGAACCGTGACGAACCCTCGACGGCCGACGAGGACCGGCCGAACGTCTGGGAGTTCAGGCTGCGCCGGGCGCTCGATCGCCAGTTCGTCGTGGTCGTCGTCGCGCTGCTCGTCACTGCTGCACTGGGGGGGTATCTCGCCTACGAACCACACGTGGAACCGGGCGTCGAAATCGAAGAAGAGACGGTCACGGACTGGTCCGAACGGACGGCGTTCGGTCACTCCGCTACCGTACAGGAAGACAACCCCGTGTTTCCGGTCGGTGCTGACCTGACAGACCGGTCGCTATATTACACGAACCTCGCGCCGGAACTGGATGGGGTCTACGAGTACCGATACTCCAGCAGCGGTGGCGAAGGCGAGGTCGACGTAGAGATGGACATCCAACTCAGGTACCAATCAGTTGCAGGGGACGACGACGGCGTCTTCTGGGAGCGCACCGAACCGCTGACGACTGTCGAACACGAGGCGGTAAATCCCGGCGAGTCCGTTACTGCCGAGTTCCAGGTGAACGTTCCGGAAACCGAAGCACGGATAGAAGACATCCAAGAACAGTTGGGGACGACGATCGGTACGGCTGAAGTCGACGTTGTCGTCCAGACCAGGGTCCAGGGAACCGTCGACGGGGACGAGGTCAGCACAATACACCGACAACAGCTACAGATCTCTCCCGACGGTGCAACCTACGAGGTCGAGAATCCGGGAGCCGAAACGGAAGCACACCAGTCGACAATCACTGACGAGGTGCCCGTAGAGTACGGGCCGTTGCGCTCGTATGGATCACTCGGACTGATCGCCGCCTCGCTCCTTGGGCTGGTCGGACTCGGTGTCGCCCGCCGTAATGGAGCGATCGCTCCGACGGAACGCGAGATAGCCGCCGCCGAGTGGGCCAGAACCCGATCCGAGTTCGAGGAGTGGATCAGCCGAGGCCACGTTCCCGACGGTTCGCTCGAAACGCCCCGAATCGAACTCGAATCGCTGGATGACCTCGTCGACGTCGCGATCGATTCCAACAACCGCGTGATCGAAGACGCCGCCCGGGAGTGCTTTTACGTGGTCGGTTCCGACGTCCACTACGTCTTCGTCCCTGCCCAGTTCGGGAACGGGGAGCCGTTGCCCCCGAACGAACCCACGACGACTCCCAACCCCAGGTCGATCGTGGAGGACATCACGGACGACGGTATTTTCTCCGCCGCCGGCAGTGCCGACGCCGATGACAGCGATGAATCGACTACAGAGACGGCTGACGGAGATGCGCCGATCACGGAGACGGCTGACGGAGATGCGCCGATCACGGAGACGGCTGACGGAGATGCGCCGATCACGGAGACGGCTGACGGCGGCGAACCGCCGGCGGAATCGTCGGACTCCGAACGCGCCGAAAACGAATAA
- a CDS encoding Brp/Blh family beta-carotene 15,15'-dioxygenase has translation MATENWKLSGDVSIQPERIALQLSRLSIGVLAAGFVLLSITGRGITLESQLVVYLIGMVALNLPHGGYEHFSNLRHRGFPFGARYVALYVGFVVGFIALFLLAPVVALALAFGTAVAKGGHGDLHVMDGLIGTDHLTTRFQRGLAAFVRGGAVMIVPLVFFPETFYTFSEYMVAIFQPGALAAVAGGFELSRLVLGGLFGVALVAHLGLGFARGGVSYSWLVDAGETLLLVAYFAFVPVVVAIGLYFPLWYSLRQAGRSVAVERRNPGRDDGLAVPVAWGVLVIGALATALVAAGLYVVAPNPLGGAALLPGVVAFYTVFVCIIALPHVVVGEWLDMKRGIWYVP, from the coding sequence ATGGCGACGGAAAACTGGAAACTCTCCGGGGACGTTTCGATCCAACCGGAGCGGATCGCGCTACAGCTATCCCGTCTTTCGATCGGTGTGCTCGCGGCGGGGTTCGTGCTGCTTTCCATAACCGGTCGGGGGATCACACTCGAATCCCAACTGGTCGTCTACCTGATCGGGATGGTGGCGCTCAACCTCCCTCACGGCGGCTACGAGCACTTCTCGAACCTCCGTCACCGGGGGTTCCCCTTCGGGGCCCGCTACGTCGCCCTGTACGTGGGGTTCGTCGTCGGATTTATCGCGCTGTTTTTGCTCGCGCCGGTGGTTGCCCTGGCGCTCGCGTTCGGCACCGCCGTCGCCAAGGGCGGCCACGGTGACCTCCACGTCATGGACGGGCTGATCGGCACCGACCACCTGACCACCCGGTTCCAGCGCGGGCTGGCGGCGTTCGTCCGCGGCGGCGCCGTGATGATCGTTCCCCTCGTGTTCTTCCCGGAGACGTTCTACACCTTCTCTGAGTACATGGTCGCCATCTTCCAGCCGGGCGCGCTCGCAGCCGTCGCGGGCGGCTTCGAGCTTTCGCGGCTCGTTCTCGGTGGCCTCTTCGGGGTCGCGCTCGTCGCTCACCTCGGTCTCGGCTTCGCGCGCGGCGGCGTCTCTTATAGCTGGCTCGTCGACGCGGGGGAGACGCTGCTCCTGGTCGCGTACTTCGCGTTTGTCCCGGTCGTCGTCGCAATCGGGCTGTACTTCCCGCTGTGGTACTCGCTTCGGCAGGCCGGCCGGAGCGTCGCCGTCGAACGACGGAACCCGGGCCGGGACGACGGCCTCGCGGTTCCCGTCGCGTGGGGGGTGCTGGTGATCGGCGCCCTCGCGACCGCACTGGTCGCGGCGGGGCTGTACGTGGTCGCACCGAACCCGCTCGGCGGTGCGGCCCTGCTCCCCGGCGTCGTCGCCTTTTATACCGTCTTCGTCTGCATCATCGCCTTGCCCCACGTCGTCGTCGGCGAGTGGCTGGACATGAAGCGGGGGATCTGGTACGTACCCTGA
- a CDS encoding helix-turn-helix domain-containing protein gives MSGVRARLSIREPPNCPVAASLEGGTTATAVEWTAGMDPVTEQFKAPTELDLEADFEANGQSVYRVEREDTTDCPCSVIESCGHPVSEVEVRSNPSELVVTIHLPSPEPLEEIIDAIESTGSETELRYLVRTKTKGGADPIVVDRTRLTSRQREVLETAHRLGYFEYPRETNAEGVAEEIGIARSTFAEHLAAAQSTLVENVLGDG, from the coding sequence ATGAGCGGAGTTCGGGCGCGACTGTCGATACGAGAACCGCCGAACTGTCCGGTCGCAGCGTCGCTCGAAGGCGGAACGACCGCGACAGCAGTCGAATGGACGGCCGGCATGGATCCCGTCACGGAACAGTTCAAGGCGCCAACAGAACTGGATCTGGAGGCCGACTTCGAGGCGAACGGACAGAGCGTCTACCGGGTCGAGCGGGAGGATACCACGGACTGTCCCTGCTCTGTGATCGAATCCTGTGGGCATCCTGTCTCGGAGGTAGAGGTGCGGAGTAATCCGTCGGAACTCGTGGTGACCATTCACCTCCCCTCCCCGGAACCGCTCGAGGAGATCATCGACGCGATCGAGTCGACGGGATCGGAGACGGAGCTTCGGTATCTCGTCCGGACGAAGACGAAAGGCGGGGCAGACCCGATCGTCGTCGACAGGACGCGTCTCACATCCCGACAGCGGGAGGTGCTCGAAACAGCACACAGGCTGGGCTACTTCGAGTATCCCCGGGAGACGAACGCCGAAGGGGTCGCCGAGGAGATCGGGATCGCCCGATCGACGTTCGCCGAACACCTGGCGGCCGCCCAGTCGACGCTGGTCGAAAACGTTCTCGGCGACGGGTGA
- a CDS encoding phytoene desaturase family protein encodes MDDAVLSDESIAIVGSGFGGLSAAASLGAAGADVTVFEKNDNVGGVAGRIERDGFRFDTGPSWYLMPDVFENFFAAFGTEPTDHYDLVRLDPNYRVFWRDGERADVPADPAVAAELFESYEPGAGAALERYLEQAEEAYEIGMNRFVRENRTRFRDYVSLDVLRSARGISFLGTMDDHVADYFENPRLRQLVQYTLVFLGGSPHNTPALYTLMSHVDYGLGVYYPQGGMMAVVDAVEAVAVDQGATVHTGTEVTRLSPTQGGVELATADRSAETYDRVVCNAPLAHVERDLLPEGTADRSDGYWDSRTYAPSAYMLYLGVEGDVDPLEHHTLLLPTDWDAHFETIFEDPGWPDDPAMYVNVPSRTDPDVAPDGCETVVVLVPIAPGLEDTPERRESYRESVLETIAEDAGVELRGRIRTESTACVSEFAERYRKPQGTALGLAHTLRQTGPLRPRHRAPGVDRLYYVGDDTNPGIGVPMCLLSGQHVADTVRADAREGLLSRIRP; translated from the coding sequence ATGGACGATGCTGTGCTCAGCGACGAATCGATCGCGATCGTCGGGTCGGGGTTCGGCGGCCTCTCGGCGGCAGCGTCTCTCGGCGCTGCCGGGGCGGACGTGACGGTGTTCGAAAAGAACGATAACGTCGGGGGAGTCGCCGGGCGCATCGAGCGCGACGGGTTCCGGTTCGACACCGGCCCCTCGTGGTATCTGATGCCGGATGTGTTCGAGAACTTCTTTGCGGCGTTCGGGACGGAGCCGACCGATCATTACGATCTCGTTCGACTCGATCCGAACTATCGGGTGTTCTGGCGCGACGGCGAGCGAGCCGACGTCCCCGCAGATCCCGCCGTTGCGGCGGAGCTGTTCGAATCCTACGAACCGGGTGCGGGGGCGGCGCTGGAACGCTACCTCGAGCAGGCCGAAGAAGCCTACGAGATCGGCATGAACCGGTTCGTTCGCGAAAACAGGACCCGGTTTCGGGACTACGTTTCCCTGGACGTGCTCCGCTCGGCCCGGGGGATTTCGTTTCTCGGGACGATGGACGACCACGTCGCCGACTATTTCGAGAATCCACGCCTCAGACAGCTCGTCCAGTACACCCTCGTGTTTCTGGGTGGGTCCCCCCACAACACGCCCGCGCTGTACACGCTCATGAGCCACGTCGATTACGGGCTGGGCGTCTACTATCCGCAGGGTGGGATGATGGCAGTCGTCGACGCCGTCGAAGCCGTCGCAGTCGATCAGGGAGCAACGGTTCACACGGGGACGGAGGTGACGCGGCTCTCGCCGACACAAGGCGGTGTCGAACTCGCCACGGCCGACAGGTCGGCGGAGACGTACGACAGGGTGGTCTGTAACGCGCCGCTGGCTCACGTCGAGCGTGATCTCCTCCCGGAGGGAACCGCGGATCGCTCCGACGGCTACTGGGACTCGCGGACCTATGCTCCGTCGGCGTACATGTTGTACCTCGGCGTCGAAGGGGACGTCGACCCGCTGGAACACCACACGCTTCTGCTACCGACAGACTGGGACGCGCACTTCGAGACGATCTTCGAGGATCCCGGCTGGCCGGACGATCCAGCCATGTACGTGAACGTCCCCTCCCGCACCGATCCCGACGTCGCCCCCGACGGCTGTGAAACCGTGGTCGTGCTCGTTCCGATCGCGCCGGGCCTCGAGGACACGCCGGAGCGTCGGGAGTCGTACCGGGAGAGCGTCCTCGAGACGATCGCCGAAGACGCCGGCGTCGAACTCCGCGGGCGGATCCGCACGGAGTCGACAGCCTGCGTTTCGGAGTTCGCCGAACGGTACCGGAAACCGCAGGGGACCGCCCTCGGGTTGGCGCACACGCTCAGACAGACCGGTCCACTTCGCCCCCGCCACCGGGCACCCGGCGTCGATCGGCTCTACTACGTGGGCGACGACACGAACCCCGGTATCGGCGTGCCGATGTGTCTCCTGAGCGGACAGCACGTCGCGGACACAGTCCGGGCTGACGCACGCGAGGGGCTTCTCTCTCGCATCCGCCCGTGA
- a CDS encoding bacteriorhodopsin, producing MTELLAAETVALAGALPIDSVLAADVTQSQMFEYLQEDALLNSSLWINIALAGLSILLFVYMGRNIENSRAKLIWVATLWVPLVSIASYTGLASGLTLGVLQMPPGHALHGGELVLADGTTIDDGAITMWGRYLTWTLSTPFILLALGLLANTNFTKLFTIIVADISIMVTGLAAALTTSSYAMRWFWYFISVSFFLVVVYILLVEWPEDAKAAGTAEIFNLLKLLTVVLWFGYTIWWALGNEGLALIESVAITSWGYSIFDILAKYVFAFLLLNWITDNESIIAEHTTFESGTAAPSDD from the coding sequence ATGACAGAACTACTGGCAGCGGAAACGGTCGCCCTCGCCGGGGCGTTACCGATCGACTCGGTACTGGCAGCTGACGTAACGCAATCCCAGATGTTCGAGTACCTGCAGGAGGATGCGCTGTTGAACTCGTCGCTGTGGATAAACATCGCACTTGCGGGGCTTTCGATCCTGCTGTTCGTGTATATGGGGCGGAACATCGAGAACTCCCGCGCGAAGCTCATCTGGGTGGCGACACTGTGGGTGCCGCTGGTTTCGATCGCCAGTTACACCGGCCTCGCGTCGGGACTCACGCTCGGCGTCCTCCAGATGCCGCCCGGACACGCCCTCCACGGCGGCGAACTGGTTCTCGCTGACGGGACCACCATCGACGACGGCGCGATCACCATGTGGGGGCGGTATCTCACGTGGACGCTGTCGACGCCGTTCATACTGCTCGCGCTCGGCCTGCTCGCGAACACGAACTTCACCAAACTGTTCACCATCATCGTGGCCGACATCTCGATCATGGTGACCGGGCTGGCGGCCGCACTCACCACCTCCAGCTACGCGATGCGGTGGTTCTGGTACTTCATCAGCGTGTCCTTTTTCCTGGTCGTGGTGTACATCCTCCTGGTGGAGTGGCCCGAGGACGCCAAGGCTGCCGGAACCGCGGAGATATTCAACCTGCTCAAACTCCTCACGGTGGTGTTGTGGTTCGGCTACACGATCTGGTGGGCCCTCGGTAACGAGGGGCTCGCACTGATCGAGAGCGTCGCCATCACCTCGTGGGGCTACAGCATCTTCGACATCCTCGCGAAGTACGTCTTCGCGTTCCTGCTGTTGAACTGGATCACGGACAACGAGAGCATCATCGCCGAACACACCACGTTCGAAAGCGGGACGGCGGCGCCCAGCGACGATTGA
- a CDS encoding bacterio-opsin activator domain-containing protein, which translates to MPATRVLFVSPSGDDGADGVDGFLRDRGRSVTTVESSTAAVRELLDGHYDCLVTEYELPGDDGLELLRTAVELEPQLPVILFADAGDDVATKALNMGAQRFIPRGAPDALERLDENVTEVTESSPSAPAKQDISDHEPGDDEIVHAIDEAPIGITLADPALPDEPLVYINEAFERVTGYPTDYVRGRNCRFLQGPDTDPETVGEMRSAIEREEPVTVVVRNYRKDGSPFWNEVTIAPIYDDDGELVHYVGFQSDVSERERAKRTAEKRAESLRNERVALERILERVNGVLSDVARALVEETDRRAIEKRVCETVVSARGYGAAWIGEMNAPGTRIELRESAGLLADADTSWEVESLPRSVGDAIESGRVEGSSLEPRTDGDTGLNPIGCRRIVVVPLAYGRTTYGLLAVYSEDADSLDRREEVLFESIGRMVASGLNAVETTRILTVDRVTELVFEIRDPSFPLSAVADMLDDPVEYVGLTEGATAEEYHLYLTVAGSASADPAVLTDLPFVEDVRKIADRGEQYAFSIVLEGTTPFVELADYGATVQSISAERDSARLVVHSLPEHDHDALLKLLESEYDAVELRSKRDQERRDRTAHEFVSDVESSLSDRQYTALKTAHLNGYFEWPRPVDGTELADSMDISRQTFHQHLRLAQRKLVDAFFEE; encoded by the coding sequence GTGCCAGCCACACGCGTGCTGTTCGTGTCGCCGTCCGGAGACGACGGCGCCGACGGCGTCGATGGCTTCCTCCGGGACCGCGGACGGAGTGTAACGACTGTCGAGAGTTCGACCGCCGCAGTGCGGGAGCTCCTGGACGGGCACTACGACTGTCTTGTGACCGAATATGAACTCCCAGGCGACGACGGCCTCGAACTCCTCAGAACAGCTGTCGAACTGGAACCGCAACTCCCCGTCATCTTGTTTGCCGACGCCGGCGACGACGTCGCGACGAAAGCCCTGAACATGGGGGCACAGCGGTTCATCCCACGCGGAGCGCCCGACGCCCTCGAACGGCTCGACGAAAACGTCACCGAGGTTACGGAGTCGTCCCCGTCCGCACCGGCGAAACAGGACATCTCCGACCACGAACCCGGCGACGACGAGATCGTCCACGCGATAGACGAGGCGCCGATCGGCATCACGCTCGCGGATCCGGCGCTCCCGGACGAGCCGCTGGTGTACATAAACGAGGCGTTCGAACGGGTCACCGGCTATCCGACCGACTACGTCAGGGGTCGGAACTGTCGGTTCCTGCAGGGGCCGGACACGGATCCCGAGACTGTCGGGGAGATGCGGTCCGCGATCGAACGGGAGGAACCCGTGACGGTGGTGGTTCGCAACTACCGGAAGGACGGCTCCCCGTTCTGGAACGAGGTGACGATCGCGCCGATCTACGACGACGACGGCGAACTGGTCCACTACGTCGGCTTTCAAAGCGACGTCAGCGAACGCGAACGGGCGAAGCGAACCGCAGAAAAGCGGGCCGAATCGCTGCGAAACGAACGGGTCGCGCTCGAACGGATTCTCGAGCGCGTCAACGGCGTCCTCAGCGACGTGGCCCGCGCACTCGTCGAGGAAACCGACAGACGGGCGATCGAGAAGCGCGTTTGCGAGACCGTCGTCTCCGCGCGGGGGTACGGCGCGGCGTGGATCGGGGAAATGAACGCGCCTGGGACCCGGATCGAACTCCGCGAGAGCGCCGGGTTGCTCGCGGACGCTGACACCAGTTGGGAGGTGGAATCGCTCCCGAGATCGGTCGGGGACGCCATCGAGTCCGGGCGCGTCGAGGGTTCGAGCCTGGAACCGCGCACCGACGGAGACACCGGATTGAACCCGATCGGCTGTCGGCGGATCGTCGTCGTGCCGCTGGCGTACGGCCGGACGACGTACGGACTGTTGGCCGTCTATTCCGAGGACGCCGACTCGCTTGACCGACGGGAGGAAGTCCTCTTCGAGTCGATCGGTCGAATGGTCGCAAGCGGCCTCAACGCGGTCGAAACCACGCGGATCCTCACTGTCGATCGGGTGACTGAGTTGGTGTTCGAGATCCGTGATCCGTCGTTCCCCCTTTCGGCGGTCGCAGACATGCTCGATGACCCCGTCGAGTACGTCGGGCTGACGGAAGGTGCCACAGCGGAGGAGTACCACCTGTATCTCACCGTCGCCGGCAGCGCGAGCGCCGATCCGGCGGTACTCACTGATCTCCCGTTCGTCGAGGACGTCCGGAAGATCGCCGACAGGGGGGAGCAATACGCGTTCTCGATCGTCCTCGAGGGAACGACCCCGTTCGTCGAACTCGCCGACTACGGCGCAACCGTCCAGTCGATCTCGGCCGAGCGAGATTCGGCGAGACTCGTGGTTCACTCCCTTCCGGAACACGATCACGACGCCCTTTTGAAACTCCTCGAGTCGGAGTACGACGCGGTGGAACTCCGATCCAAACGCGACCAGGAGCGTCGCGATCGGACCGCCCACGAGTTCGTCTCCGACGTGGAGTCGTCGCTGTCGGACCGACAGTACACCGCACTCAAGACCGCCCATCTCAACGGTTACTTCGAGTGGCCCCGGCCGGTCGACGGGACCGAACTCGCCGACTCGATGGACATCTCCCGGCAGACGTTCCACCAGCACCTCCGGCTGGCTCAGCGGAAACTCGTGGACGCCTTCTTCGAGGAATGA
- a CDS encoding lycopene cyclase domain-containing protein: MTPPLSYLEFHAVFVLPPILLLGWLARRRSGAWWGRRPLSGLGIILVLAVVYTTPWDNLLIDVGVWWYGEGTVVATIWHAPVEEYLFFVLQPILTAFFLFLIPTSADLSLRIPASHRFVGAAGGIAIGAVGWLLIGSPSTFYLGAILLWAGPILAIQWAFGLTYLWRVRRRATIAILVPTVYLWIADRIAIGMGIWVISGEYTTGYTMFGLPIEEAAFFLVTNVFVVQGIVLYMWLLDRAAEVPAIAGAIERSPVTFDVG, translated from the coding sequence ATGACGCCGCCGTTGAGCTATCTCGAGTTTCATGCGGTGTTCGTCCTGCCGCCCATCCTCCTGCTCGGCTGGCTGGCCCGGCGTCGTTCCGGCGCCTGGTGGGGACGGCGGCCGCTTTCGGGACTCGGGATCATTCTGGTGTTGGCGGTGGTGTACACGACGCCGTGGGACAACCTCCTCATCGACGTCGGGGTGTGGTGGTACGGGGAGGGGACAGTCGTCGCGACGATCTGGCACGCCCCCGTCGAAGAGTATCTTTTCTTTGTTCTTCAGCCCATTCTCACCGCGTTTTTCTTATTTTTGATCCCGACGAGTGCCGACCTGTCGCTTCGGATCCCCGCGTCCCATCGGTTCGTCGGCGCGGCCGGCGGGATTGCCATCGGAGCGGTGGGCTGGCTCCTGATCGGCTCGCCGTCCACGTTCTATCTGGGGGCGATACTACTCTGGGCGGGGCCGATCCTCGCAATACAGTGGGCATTTGGGCTCACATATCTCTGGCGAGTCCGGCGCCGGGCGACGATCGCGATCCTCGTCCCGACAGTGTATCTCTGGATCGCGGATCGGATCGCGATCGGGATGGGCATCTGGGTCATCTCCGGGGAGTACACGACCGGGTACACCATGTTCGGCCTGCCGATCGAGGAGGCGGCGTTTTTCCTGGTGACGAACGTCTTCGTCGTGCAGGGGATCGTGCTGTACATGTGGCTTCTGGATCGCGCAGCCGAGGTTCCCGCCATCGCGGGCGCGATCGAACGCTCCCCCGTCACGTTCGATGTCGGGTGA